The following nucleotide sequence is from Petrotoga sp. 9PWA.NaAc.5.4.
TTAAAGGTAGTTGGTCAAATCTTCCATCATCTTTAACTGAGTCAAAATATATGCTGTATCCGTCGTATTCTCCATCTTTCAAAAATTTTTCAATCGCAACTTGGAATTTTGCAGCAAAATTGTACTGATCTTCTTTTATATTAGGATCGATTTCAAAGTTCTTAGCATTTTCTGCTTTTACCTTTTCAATTTCTTCTTTTGTTACTTTTTCAAGATAAGAGTAGACCTTACCCATGCTTTCATCAACCACTTCAACTCCAAGCTTTTTAAGTAATGCTGATGAATCAAAAGTGATATCCCCCATTCCCGGCATTCTTCCAACAACTGCGATTCTGGTTCTTTTTAAAGCTTTGGTTGCCTGCGCTGCTAAAGCCCAATCTTTCACAAAATTTTTAAATTCCTCTTCTTTCCAGTTTCCTGTTACAACGGGGCAATTTATTCCTAATCTAACTATTGCATTCATATTATCTTGTGCACCATGTATGCCTTGATTGTAGGTAAGATGTTCCATGTTCCATTCTTGAGTAACTGAGGGTAATGGTTGAACGTTTGCGAGCATTATCGGCAAGTTATTCCTTTTAAGGGCAGGAATGATTCTTTGACCTGGACTGTAAGTCAACATCATCATGATTATTCCATCTAACTCTTTATCGTTGTTGTAATCTTCAATGATTTCTTCTAAGTCTTTTCTTTCTCTTGCGGGCTTTATGAATTTGAAATCCGCAACGTCTTTTAACTCGTTAATTACTTCTTTAACGTAATTAGATTGTGTTTCAACGATATTAGGGTATGTTTTATCGTATAATTTTTGCATGATTCCTAAAATCCCAATTTTTGGCTTCCTTTTTATTATCATCATCACACCTCCGAAAGTAACTATAATATTATTTTTTAAAAACCTTCGTTTCTAAAATAACTATAATTTTGATATTTTGTGCATTATTTCTTTTGTGTTTTCATACAATTCTAAGAAAAGTTTGTAATATTGATCATATTTTTTGAAATTTTCTTTTTGTGCTTCTACTTTAGATTCTATTTTTATCCAATTTTTAATATCTTCTGGTTTATTAAATATTCCAGTTCCTAATCCCACAAGAAATGCGTCTCCTAAAGGAGCTTCTATGTTGTCAGATAGTTTTATCATATGATAACCAGTTACATCTGCAAATATCGACGTCCATAAGGTTGAATTAGCTACCCCTCCTACAATCCAACAATCAGAATTGAGTTTAATGCCTGAACTTTTTGCGGTTTCCATATTATGTCTTAAAGAATAAGCTGCCGATTCCATTAAAGCTCTGTAAATATGTTCTTTTTTGTGATAGAGCGATAGGCCTAATATGACTCCTCTTGAATCTGGATCCCAAATTGGTGATCTTTCCCCCATAAAATATGGAAGTACAATTAATCCTTCACTACCCAAAGGTATTTTTTTTGCTTTAAGTTCTAAAAGATCATATGGTGAATAGCCCGCTTGATCTCCAAAACTTTTCTCTAACTGGCCAAATTCATCAATAAACCAATTTACTAACGCTCCTGTTGTAGCACTTCCACCAAATGTATAAAGACAATTTTCTTCATTAACTACGTAAGGATAATTTACAAGCTGTGGCGTAGGCGGCTTTTTATCGTAAAGGAGAGTTCCCCAACAAGTTGAGGTTCCTGCCATAAAGACGTGTTCTCCTTCGTTTAACACTCCAGCACTGAGTTGTGCCATAGGCGCATCTATTCCACCAGAAATTATAGGGGTTCCTTCTTTTAATCCTGTTAATTTAGCCATTTCTTCTGTTAAATAACCTGCTATATCTTTAGAATGTAGAATCTTTTCAGGAAGCATATCTATCGGTATCCC
It contains:
- a CDS encoding L-fucose/L-arabinose isomerase family protein; protein product: MIIKRKPKIGILGIMQKLYDKTYPNIVETQSNYVKEVINELKDVADFKFIKPARERKDLEEIIEDYNNDKELDGIIMMMLTYSPGQRIIPALKRNNLPIMLANVQPLPSVTQEWNMEHLTYNQGIHGAQDNMNAIVRLGINCPVVTGNWKEEEFKNFVKDWALAAQATKALKRTRIAVVGRMPGMGDITFDSSALLKKLGVEVVDESMGKVYSYLEKVTKEEIEKVKAENAKNFEIDPNIKEDQYNFAAKFQVAIEKFLKDGEYDGYSIYFDSVKDDGRFDQLPLMAASNLMAKGYGYGAEGDALAATAVILGHILGENGHFTEMYAMDFERDSVFMSHMGEGNWKVARKDKPIKLIDRFLGIGDLNNPPTIVFNVQPGEGTIVSLAPISNGNFRLVVSKGEVLDSEDYPNVEMPYFHFKPDNGVRKSMTEWLKNGGTHHQCFNIGDVTRRWELFAEMVGIEYVRV
- a CDS encoding FGGY-family carbohydrate kinase, with product MYLIGTDIGTTGTKTVILDENGNLVSKATKTYKVNTPKASWAEQDANIWLDAFVATLKESVEKANINPSEIAGVSLSGLYGGSGVPVDKNMNPIYPCLIWMDRRAWKETQWVKENIAKDKLFEITGNYVDSYFGFTKIMWIRNNLPDVWKNTFKFVSPKDYVIYKLTGELSTDYSSAGNLGGIFDIRTKNWSKEMGEALGIPIDMLPEKILHSKDIAGYLTEEMAKLTGLKEGTPIISGGIDAPMAQLSAGVLNEGEHVFMAGTSTCWGTLLYDKKPPTPQLVNYPYVVNEENCLYTFGGSATTGALVNWFIDEFGQLEKSFGDQAGYSPYDLLELKAKKIPLGSEGLIVLPYFMGERSPIWDPDSRGVILGLSLYHKKEHIYRALMESAAYSLRHNMETAKSSGIKLNSDCWIVGGVANSTLWTSIFADVTGYHMIKLSDNIEAPLGDAFLVGLGTGIFNKPEDIKNWIKIESKVEAQKENFKKYDQYYKLFLELYENTKEIMHKISKL